The region TAGCCTGGATACTTGCTGACCTTGTCACGCAAGGATTAGCACGTAGTGCAAATAGTACGCAGCCCTGCGGAGGCTGCAGCCCGAGTTCGAATCTCGGCAAGGGCGTTTTTATCTTTTTTTCATTATGATGCAACTACTATTTCAACAACGAGAATGGATTACCCGTATAATTAATAATCAAAGCAAACAATAATATGACTAATATTCCAATAGCAACAAAACTCCATAATTTCATAGCATGATGTTTGTTTTTGATTAATTTTAATAGCATTATCTTCAGCATTTGACCACCATCAACGATGCCCAACGGTAATAGATTAGCTAATCCAATAAATAAGTTCAGCCAAAACAGCCATTTGAATAAATCTTTTAACCATAATACTAATGGCGTCCACCAGACCTGTTCGTATTCATCTTTTATCTTAACATGTTTCTTGATATTATTAACACCAATATACCCTTTTCCGTGATCGTCAGGATGTGCTATAGGTACGACAGTAAATTCTGTTTCTGCAGTTGCTAAGGTAATTGGTTCGTTTGGTACAGAACAATACTGCATTTGTTCCATAAAATATTGATAATCAGTAACAGGTTTGTTATTGACTGCTAAAATAACATCACCGGTTCTTAATCCACTTTGATAAGCAGGAAGAGTTTCATTACTCACCTCAAAAGTAAATCCATTATCTTGAAGAATTTTGCCTTCTAAAGGGACAAGCACAAAAGAAGATACAAATAAAATCAAAAGCGCTAACACAACATTTGAGACTGGACCAGCAGCTAAAATTGAATACTGCACAATATCCTCTTTTTTCGCCATTTTTTTCTCATCTGGTTCAACAAATGCAGCTGGGATAATAGGTAGTAATACTGATAAAAACGCAAATCCGCTTGATTTAACCTCAAGGTTATGGGCGCGGGCAACAACGCCATGAGAAAATTCATGGACCACTGCAAGAATAAAAATAGCAATGAGCCAGGTAGTAAATGAAAGATATCCTAATCCCGGAATATTAGTAAATGGCAATACCGGCACAACACCTGATGGCGTTGTTGCAGGAGCTGTAATTAATTTAATCATTAATTGGATGACCGAATAAGTAACAAAGAACATCCCTATAAATCCAACACCTGCACTGATATATCCAAACAATTTAACCCATTCGCGATATTTAGTTGCGATTTTATCCATTAAAGAAATCCCAAACTTGCTTTTATAGAGAATCATAAAGATCAAGGGGAATACAATCTTCTGAATATGGAGTTTATCACGTTTATGATAAAGAAACGCGGATAAAAACAGTACAAACACCATTGCCAAGACGATTTCAAAATTAAACATAGTTTTTAAGAATAAAGTACATTTATAAAGGTTTTGAAAATCAAGTATAAGGGCATAAATAACTCATATTGTTGCGGTACTGAGATATAATCTTGATACTTATCCCTCTACCTTTCTTAAAATTACATAATTTAAACATCTAAATTTATAAATTAAAAAATTTAGAAAGTATTTTATGTATGAAATTTACGCAACTGATACGTTTAAAGATATTTATGATTCTTTAGATAAAAATGAGCAGGATTGGATAGATAAGATTAAACAACATTTCAAAGAATATCCAACGGGAAAACCATTAGGTTATAAATGGTTTAGGGAAAAGAAATATTTGGACAAAAGACTTTATTTTCTTATTGATGAAAATACTAAAAGAATTTTGTTCGTATCATTTGCTTCTAAAAAAGAACAACAGGAAATAATTAATTTTATTAACTTAAATATGAGTGAATTGTTGAGCTACCTTAAATCTCTTTAGAATTTACTAACTCTTCCATGCCGTATATCTTCAAGGCTTAATTTTAATTGTATAAGAGCGTCATCTGCTATTTTTGCTTTTTTCTTTAAGGAATTATACTCTTCCATACTGATAGTAATCTTTTGTGCTTGCATATTATAAGTATTAGCTCTGTTATTTATAAAATTTATGGCTTAGCCATCATCCACATTATATCAAAATATTTTCTAAATGAATCAGCAACTTTAGGGTTTTTGATCAAAACTACGGTTGGCTTTTTGGTGAGTATGACGATCATCGTATTATTTTTCCAAATATTGATCTCAGCAGGTGTTGTATTTTCCATGTGCCTTATTTTAGTTAAATCAGGTCTTTTCACGCTTTCCTGAATATTGCCTCGTGCAGATTCGTTAAATATAATTTTTTGCTTTATTTTTTTCTTCGCCAACAATAATGCATGCTTATTAAAGAAATTTCTGACTCTTTCCTCATCTTCGCCTTTGCTTGCGCCAAACACATAATTAATATCTCCTTTTTTAAGGGTATCTCTCATCATTTTATAGACCGTTTCCATGCCCTGCCAGCCGGTAAAGATTTCTGCCTCAGTTTCATCGCCAACTAATTGCTGTTTTAATTTCAATGCAGGCAGTATATTTTTAATCTGCTTTTCTTGTTCAGTTATTTTATTCTTTTTATCATTGAGAAAATCAAGCAATCTATCAGGATTTACTGCTTTGAAATGCTTGGTATTGGCAATAATAACATGGCTCACTAACCCTTTGTTTGCCAATCGTTCTAATCCATCGTATACTTTAGACGTATGTATTTCTGTTTTTTTTATCAAAGCTCCTGTTGTGGTTGAACCTAGTTCTAATAATGTTAAGTAGATTTTGATTTCATTTTTAGTTAAACCAATATTTTCAAGTATTGTTTCAGTTTCCATTTTCTATTTATTTTTTTATGAGCAGCTTTTTACTAAACTTATCAAAATCTGATTCTATCTTTTGTGTTTTATTAAATGATTCGTATTCCTTCAATGCTTTTTTCTCAGCTTGTTTAAAAGAGATTTTGCCTTTATCTTCAAGAATCCTAAATTCATTAAATTCTAAAAATTTGTTTACACTTTTTGTTAAATCATTCATCTTCATTTCTACTTTATTTTCAATAATTCTTTCAATATAATCAAAGAAACTTGAGATGGTTCTTTCAAGTTGTTTAATCTCTTTTTCAGATAAGTAATTTTTAGCAATAACAACATCAGATCTCAATATTCTCCCTTTAGGTGCTAATTTCCAAGTTGTTAAACCCATGTTTTTCTTTTTGACATCTGCAGTTTCATAGATAATTTCAGCTGCAGTTTGTCCAGAGATTGCAAAGTGGAATTTATTTTGAACAGTTGCATAAAATTCCCGAGTAATTTCTGATTGTGGATCATAATCAATACTGCATTCAGCAAAAATATCTGTAATCTTTTGATAAATTCTTCGTTCACTTGCTCTAATCGAACGAACTCTCTCCAGTAATTCATCAAAATAATCCTTGCCAAAATATTTGCCATTTTTTAATCTTGTATCATCCATAGCAAATCCTTTTATAATATATTCTTTAAGAACATGTGTTGCCCAAATTCTGAAATGCGTTGCCTGTTTAGAATTTACCCTATATCCTACTGCAATTATTGCATCTAAGTTGTAGAATATCTGTTCTCTTTCAATATCCCTATTTCCTTCTTTTTGAACTATTCGAAAATTTCGAATAGTTGGAGTTTCATCTAATTCTTTAGAACTAAATATCTCTTTTAAGTGATAATTAATCGTGTTTGCTTCTACACCAAAAAGTTCAGCCATTCTCTTTTGTGTAAGCCATATCGTTTCATTATATAAAAATGCCTCTACTTTGACATTACCTTCAGGAGTAGTATAAATTAAAAAATCTGTACTTTTATCTCCTTGCATCAAATCTTTACTCATAAGTAAACACCATTGGGATTGTAGATAATAATGGTTTATAAGTTCTATCTTCTTTAAATAGTTTATCATTCTCCCTTAAGGGAGGAAGAATATTAATATACTGATCTCATGTTCTATAGCTGGTGTTAAGGGGGAATAAGGGATTATTATGGCAGAATATAATGAAGCACAAGTATGGTCAGCAATTCATGGCGAGAATCACCCGGCTTTAGTCGGAGATGAAAAAACTATTGCTGGTTATATGCCTTTGGTGGAAAGATTATTTCCAGGCA is a window of Candidatus Woesearchaeota archaeon DNA encoding:
- a CDS encoding site-2 protease family protein, translated to MFNFEIVLAMVFVLFLSAFLYHKRDKLHIQKIVFPLIFMILYKSKFGISLMDKIATKYREWVKLFGYISAGVGFIGMFFVTYSVIQLMIKLITAPATTPSGVVPVLPFTNIPGLGYLSFTTWLIAIFILAVVHEFSHGVVARAHNLEVKSSGFAFLSVLLPIIPAAFVEPDEKKMAKKEDIVQYSILAAGPVSNVVLALLILFVSSFVLVPLEGKILQDNGFTFEVSNETLPAYQSGLRTGDVILAVNNKPVTDYQYFMEQMQYCSVPNEPITLATAETEFTVVPIAHPDDHGKGYIGVNNIKKHVKIKDEYEQVWWTPLVLWLKDLFKWLFWLNLFIGLANLLPLGIVDGGQMLKIMLLKLIKNKHHAMKLWSFVAIGILVILLFALIINYTGNPFSLLK
- a CDS encoding virulence RhuM family protein: MQGDKSTDFLIYTTPEGNVKVEAFLYNETIWLTQKRMAELFGVEANTINYHLKEIFSSKELDETPTIRNFRIVQKEGNRDIEREQIFYNLDAIIAVGYRVNSKQATHFRIWATHVLKEYIIKGFAMDDTRLKNGKYFGKDYFDELLERVRSIRASERRIYQKITDIFAECSIDYDPQSEITREFYATVQNKFHFAISGQTAAEIIYETADVKKKNMGLTTWKLAPKGRILRSDVVIAKNYLSEKEIKQLERTISSFFDYIERIIENKVEMKMNDLTKSVNKFLEFNEFRILEDKGKISFKQAEKKALKEYESFNKTQKIESDFDKFSKKLLIKK